A single Anopheles arabiensis isolate DONGOLA chromosome 2, AaraD3, whole genome shotgun sequence DNA region contains:
- the LOC120894197 gene encoding protein wech — protein MALLSNGASSMQITPQTANGGPNGGGPDGPGDFNSNDHIFFSSLFNALPCWDAPHKASSGPVMVPQSNNNTSLDRDSISITEDILFSNVLGAIGTGSSSSGSSGAIGMGNVGIIGSSHGSSGGGHLAHAVTSANEIFGVIGSSCASHAQLTPGTSPQTNSSNGSHCPSSVGAICGRCDTHASSRCLDCNDVLCEDCTQLHGKNAFTKDHCVISINTISPIGSAPCMVPGNGHGSGNGSGPSNGPMAAGLSEPHCDVHGEVLRYLCESCKKVVCQECTLWDHKDHSCIPVANISHGASEKIMSILESGKLGTKYIKASIDRAVTYSQAVERDAMEASARIRKAMRHFILAAEDRERTLLDRVDKFRQQKLTSLSDQMAGLRAALAGLSQTSDMLTKALDSVSVMGSMEIAKTLTTGESQMEQFAAMYKNLQPKEEFITFVAPNFELLQEIRMQGDVMLVGQRSNSVSSNSSGNASLQGPTGPNCGGVNPSNGVGGVGVVGSVGNILTRRPIVRSTTPAQRIGSSSWEPMGKGSSGSSSVLGSSPTSFGIGPIPGAPILGQCIPGCNNHVAAKPAVGPSLTFGFDGHEDGQVSRPWGITVDKDGQILVADRRNNRVQIFYPDGTFKLKFGSKGTANGQFDLPAGICTDGQGRIIVVDKDNHRVQVFSAGGLFLLKFGSYGKECGQFQYPWDVAVNTKGEILVTDSRNHRIQLFSPDGLFISRYSFDGVNHSRYLKGLTTPRGACFTPQGDIIISDFENHRLLLIDATLSKVLAAKGHEGSAVHEFSRPSGICCDDDGRVIVADSKNQRVLVFSPQLEFLWAVEIRPSSNGLLAIGMDEKDRPSDVALLPDGRLVVMVETSPDARDQCSPQKTFIQIY, from the exons ATGGCACTGCTATCCAATGGCGCTTCTTCGATGCAGATAACACCACAGACGGCCAACGGTGGTCCGAACGGTGGTGGCCCCGATGGCCCAGGTGACTTCAACTCCAACGATCATATCTTCTTCTCGAGTCTGTTTAACGCTCTACCGTGCTGGGATGCACCGCATAAAGCGAGCTCGGGACCGGTTATGGTTCCACAAAG CAATAACAACACTTCACTGGATCGGGATAGCATAAGCATTACGGAGGATATCCTGTTTTCCAACGTTTTGGGTGCAATCGGtactggcagcagcagtagcggaAGCAGCGGGGCTATTGGCATGGGCAATGTCGGTATCATCGGTTCATCACACGGATCGAGCGGTGGTGGTCATCTGGCACACGCGGTGACCTCTGCGAACGAAATCTTCGGTGTAATAGGCTCCTCGTGTGCGAGCCATGCTCAGCTCACGCCGGGTACTTCGCCCCAGACGAACTCCTCCAACGGCAGCCACTGTCCGTCGTCCGTGGGAGCCATCTGTGGCCGGTGTGATACGCACGCCTCCAGCCGCTGCTTGGACTGTAACGATGTGCTGTGCGAAGACTGCACCCAGCTGCATGGAAAGAACGCCTTCACGAAAGATCACTGTGTGATTTCGATAAACACAATCTCACCGATCGGATCGGCCCCATGCATGGTGCCGGGCAACGGCCATGGCAGTGGTAATGGAAGCGGGCCTTCAAACGGACCCATGGCTGCAGGATTGTCCGAACCGCACTGCGATGTACACGGCGAGGTGCTGCGCTATCTGTGCGAGTCCTGCAAGAAGGTCGTCTGTCAAGAGTGTACGCTCTGGGACCACAAAGACCATTCGTGCATACCGGTGGCAAACATTTCGCATGGTGCGTCGGAGAAAATTATGTCCATACTGGAAAGTGGCAAGCTGGGCACAAAGTACATCAAGGCTAGCATCGATCGTGCGGTCACGTACTCGCAGGCCGTGGAAAGAGACGCCATGGAAGCGTCGGCCCGCATTCGCAAAGCGATGCGCCACTTCATTCTGGCCGCTGAGGATCGCGAGCGAACCCTGTTGGATCGGGTGGACAAATTTCGCCAGCAGAAGCTAACCTCGCTTTCCGACCAGATGGCTGGGCTCCGGGCCGCCCTGGCAGGGCTTTCACAGACCTCCGACATGCTAACGAAGGCACTCGACTCTGTGTCGGTGATGGGCAGTATGGAGATTGCGAAGACGCTAACAACGGGCGAAAGCCAGATGGAACAGTTTGCGGCGATGTACAAGAACCTGCAGCCGAAGGAGGAGTTCATCACCTTCGTGGCACCGAACTTTGAGCTGCTGCAGGAAATTCGCATGCAGGGCGATGTGATGCTGGTCGGTCAGCGCAGCAACTCCGTGTCCTCGAACAGCTCGGGCAATGCGAGCTTACAGGGACCGACGGGTCCAAACTGTGGCGGTGTAAATCCTAGCAACGGAGTCGGCGGAGTGGGTGTCGTAGGGTCGGTTGGTAACATCCTAACTCGACGCCCGATCGTTCGCAGCACTACACCGGCCCAGCGCATCGGCTCATCGTCGTGGGAGCCGATGGGAAAAGGGTCGAGCGGAAGTTCATCCGTACTCGGGTCGTCACCGACGTCCTTTGGCATCGGCCCGATTCCTGGAGCGCCGATACTGGGGCAGTGTATTCCGGGCTGCAACAACCATGTAGCGGCCAAACCAGCCGTTGGCCCTAGCCTTACGTTCGGCTTCGATGGCCATGAAGACGGTCAGGTTTCCCGTCCCTGGGGTATTACGGTGGACAAAGACGGCCAGATACTGGTGGCCGATCGGCGCAATAACCGCGTGCAAATATTCTACCCCGACGGCACGTTCAAGCTAAAGTTCGGTTCCAAGGGTACGGCAAACGGGCAGTTTGATCTTCCGGCGGGCATCTGCACGGATGGGCAGGGGCGCATCATTGTCGTGGACAAGGACAACCATCGTGTGCAGGTGTTTTCGGCCGGAGGGCTGTTTCTTCTTAAGTTCGGCAGCTACGGCAAGGAATGTGGCCAGTTTCAATACCCGTGGGATGTAGCAGTGAACACAAAGGGTGAAATTTTGGTCACCGACTCACGAAACCACCGGATTCAACTGTTTAGCCCGGACGGTCTCTTTATATCGCGCTACAGCTTCGACGGGGTTAATCACAGTCGATACCTAAAAGGTTTGACGACACCGCGCGGTGCTTGCTTCACGCCGCAGGGAGATATCATCATATCGGACTTTGAAAATCATCGGCTTCTGTTGATCGATGCAACGCTTTCCAAG GTGCTTGCTGCAAAGGGCCACGAAGGTTCGGCCGTTCATGAGTTCAGTCGACCATCGGGCATTTGctgcgatgatgatgggcgTGTAATTGTTGCCGATTCTAAAAACCAACGCGTTCTGGTATTTTCTCCCCAGCTAGAGTTTCTGTGGGCC GTTGAAATACGTCCTTCGTCTAATGGGCTGCTAGCAATAGGTATGGACGAAAAAGATCGACCCAGCGATGTTGCGCTGCTGCCCGATGGACGACTCGTGGTCATGGTTGAAACGTCGCCGGACGCGCGTGATCAGTGCAGTCCACAAAAAACGTTCATCCAAATTTACTAA